From the Haloterrigena salifodinae genome, one window contains:
- a CDS encoding homing endonuclease associated repeat-containing protein — MDWRAGQYRYSNLVLLAELHLFEDQLGRVPTSTDLKGHSKISLGVYRDRFGSYPRPLEAAGFEPEFVSAQEKARYLREYEELVYLDGFLYSLLA, encoded by the coding sequence ATTGACTGGCGAGCGGGCCAATATCGGTATAGCAATCTTGTCCTCCTTGCTGAACTCCATCTCTTCGAGGACCAACTCGGTCGCGTCCCCACAAGTACTGATCTCAAAGGACATAGCAAGATCTCGCTCGGCGTTTATCGAGACCGATTCGGGTCGTATCCTCGGCCCCTCGAAGCTGCCGGCTTTGAACCAGAATTCGTCAGCGCACAAGAGAAGGCTCGCTACCTACGAGAGTACGAAGAATTAGTCTATCTAGATGGATTTCTCTACAGCCTGCTTGCTTAG
- a CDS encoding ParA family protein, with amino-acid sequence MLTYTTYSEAGGVGKTTIAASLADEHARAGQDVLMVDLDPQYGSLTHLLGVDAPRNDGSADNLTRHLIDRPKGDFEELILETRYDFDLVPSHNMMERLGDLLARAEQMAQDLDEEFDPNDQLRQVLLEAGIPKQYDTLVVDPPATAGPHLYNAVNATRSLVIPIEPTGKGMQSVLGLEELVDGLEEQIEAEVGVLAAVPNGVGRTSDQQEYLEEIRDRGYPAPVALRRRASLFEGCWKEQCTPRYYVAHHRDRKRDHEMETLEKLSQLAESITEVAGA; translated from the coding sequence ATGCTTACGTACACAACGTACTCTGAAGCCGGCGGCGTCGGAAAGACGACGATCGCCGCGAGCTTAGCCGACGAGCACGCACGCGCCGGCCAGGACGTCCTGATGGTTGACCTCGACCCGCAATACGGATCGCTCACCCACCTTCTCGGCGTCGATGCACCGCGAAACGACGGTAGCGCCGACAACCTCACTCGGCACTTGATCGACCGGCCGAAGGGAGACTTTGAGGAACTCATCCTCGAGACCCGGTATGACTTCGATCTCGTTCCGAGCCACAACATGATGGAACGGCTAGGTGACCTGCTCGCTCGTGCGGAGCAGATGGCGCAGGATCTCGACGAGGAGTTCGACCCAAACGACCAGCTGCGTCAGGTTCTCCTTGAGGCGGGGATCCCGAAGCAGTATGACACGCTAGTCGTCGATCCGCCGGCGACTGCGGGCCCACATCTCTACAACGCGGTGAACGCGACGCGGTCGCTGGTCATCCCGATCGAGCCGACAGGGAAAGGGATGCAAAGCGTCCTCGGCCTTGAGGAACTCGTTGACGGCCTCGAGGAGCAGATCGAGGCCGAGGTCGGCGTCCTGGCAGCGGTCCCGAACGGCGTCGGTCGGACGTCAGACCAGCAGGAGTACCTCGAGGAGATCCGCGACCGTGGTTATCCCGCGCCGGTCGCGCTCCGGCGCCGGGCGTCGCTGTTCGAGGGCTGCTGGAAGGAGCAGTGCACGCCTCGCTACTACGTTGCTCACCACCGTGACCGGAAGCGCGATCACGAGATGGAAACGCTCGAGAAACTCTCTCAGCTGGCCGAGTCGATAACCGAGGTGGCTGGGGCATGA